A stretch of the Deinococcus misasensis DSM 22328 genome encodes the following:
- a CDS encoding glycosyltransferase, producing MKLALVHEWLVTHAGSEKVVEAILEKHPTAPIYTAVHDPSKFKGTLFEGATVHPSFVQRLPRGVEKYQRYLPLLPLAVEQHDLSDAEVIVSSHHAVAKGARTRADQLHLSYVHTPMRYAWDLQEQYLKESGLDRGFKGNLARAILHYLRIWDTTAANRVDVFMANSQYVARRIWRTYRRPAKVIYPPVDVDRFEARAQRDDFFLAMSRLVPYKKLDLIARTFTELGLPLVIIGDGPDFEKIKAVSGSNVTLLGRQPDSVVQDHMARCRAFIFAADEDFGITTVEAQAAGAPVLAYGKGGSLEIVQDGKTGFFFPEQTTQSLKAAVQEFMDGPKLDSLYIQAQAQRFSKARFQQEFEDLLEQSWTLFQQHQDPEQLLLKRP from the coding sequence TTGAAACTGGCCCTTGTTCATGAATGGCTGGTGACCCACGCCGGATCAGAAAAAGTGGTGGAAGCCATTCTCGAAAAGCATCCCACAGCACCGATTTATACTGCGGTGCATGATCCATCCAAATTCAAAGGCACCCTCTTTGAAGGGGCAACCGTGCATCCTTCTTTTGTGCAAAGGTTGCCCAGAGGGGTGGAGAAATACCAGAGGTACCTGCCCCTTCTGCCTCTGGCCGTCGAGCAACATGACCTTTCAGATGCAGAGGTCATTGTGTCCAGCCACCATGCTGTGGCCAAAGGGGCACGCACCCGCGCAGACCAGTTGCACCTGTCTTACGTGCACACCCCCATGAGGTATGCATGGGATTTGCAGGAGCAGTACCTGAAAGAAAGCGGTCTGGACCGTGGATTCAAAGGCAATCTGGCCAGAGCCATCCTGCATTACCTGCGCATCTGGGACACCACTGCTGCCAACCGGGTGGATGTGTTCATGGCCAACTCCCAATATGTGGCCCGCCGCATCTGGCGCACCTACCGCAGGCCTGCCAAAGTCATTTACCCTCCGGTGGATGTGGACCGCTTTGAAGCCAGAGCGCAGCGGGATGATTTCTTTCTGGCGATGTCCCGACTGGTGCCTTACAAAAAGCTGGACCTGATTGCCCGGACCTTCACTGAACTGGGGCTGCCTCTGGTGATCATTGGAGATGGACCGGACTTTGAGAAAATCAAAGCCGTTTCAGGCAGCAATGTGACGTTGCTGGGAAGGCAACCTGATTCGGTGGTGCAGGACCACATGGCACGCTGCAGGGCATTCATCTTTGCCGCAGATGAGGATTTTGGCATCACCACCGTGGAAGCGCAGGCCGCAGGTGCTCCGGTGCTCGCTTACGGAAAAGGAGGCTCTCTGGAAATCGTGCAGGATGGCAAAACAGGTTTTTTCTTTCCCGAGCAGACCACCCAGAGCCTCAAAGCAGCAGTGCAGGAGTTCATGGATGGCCCCAAACTGGATTCTCTGTACATTCAGGCACAGGCACAGCGGTTCTCCAAAGCCCGTTTTCAGCAAGAGTTTGAAGACCTCTTGGAGCAAAGCTGGACCCTGTTTCAGCAGCATCAAGATCCAGAGCAGTTGCTGCTGAAACGGCCATGA
- a CDS encoding hemolysin family protein — protein MNTSDLLGLLSLFVLVILNGYFVASEFALVSVRRTRIEQLVDEGVRAAKDVKKALQQLDLYIAATQLGITMASLAIGFVAEPAIEHLLHPWLKQLNISEATTTAISFGVAFAVSTTLHIVFGELAPKTIALQLSEQTALTIARPLLIFTMVFKPIIYGMNVLGNGVVKLLGLKPAGGHHSIYSEEEIRMILDSSSEAGMFEEQEREFLENVFEFDAITVKTIMTHRTEIIAMPEDAPLRDLIEYRREHGYSRVPVYSGTLDNIIGIVHTADTLLHLDALDTMTLSDLMRPVYFVPESMKVRDLFNSLKTQKTHMAIVVDEFGGTAGLVTLEDAIEELVGDIYDETDEEEDNIQVLDNNTYLVDGDVHMSEIESLLEEEIDNSDESEYETVAGFLFSRLGHIPKPGETVRANNWIFEVMDANERAIKQVSIYPHQETPEEDA, from the coding sequence GTGAACACATCTGATCTTTTGGGCCTTTTGTCTCTCTTCGTGCTGGTGATCCTCAACGGGTACTTTGTGGCGTCCGAATTCGCGCTGGTCAGTGTGCGTCGGACCCGCATCGAACAACTGGTGGATGAGGGGGTACGGGCTGCCAAGGATGTCAAAAAGGCCCTGCAGCAACTCGACCTTTACATTGCCGCCACCCAATTGGGCATCACCATGGCTTCTCTGGCAATTGGTTTTGTGGCCGAACCTGCCATTGAGCACCTGCTGCACCCCTGGTTGAAGCAACTCAACATCAGCGAGGCAACCACCACTGCCATTTCTTTTGGGGTGGCTTTTGCGGTGTCCACCACCCTGCACATTGTGTTCGGCGAGTTGGCCCCCAAAACCATTGCCTTGCAGCTTTCTGAGCAAACCGCCCTGACCATTGCCAGACCTTTGCTGATTTTCACGATGGTCTTCAAACCCATCATTTATGGCATGAACGTGCTCGGGAACGGCGTGGTCAAACTGCTGGGCCTGAAACCTGCAGGAGGGCACCACAGCATTTACTCGGAAGAGGAAATCCGCATGATTCTGGACTCTTCCAGCGAAGCCGGGATGTTTGAAGAGCAGGAACGTGAGTTTCTGGAGAATGTTTTTGAGTTTGATGCGATCACCGTCAAGACCATCATGACCCACCGCACCGAAATCATCGCCATGCCCGAGGACGCTCCTCTGCGTGACCTGATCGAGTACCGCCGCGAACATGGATATTCAAGGGTTCCGGTGTACAGTGGCACCCTCGACAACATCATTGGAATTGTGCACACCGCAGACACCCTGCTGCATCTGGATGCTCTGGACACCATGACCCTCTCGGACCTGATGCGTCCTGTGTACTTTGTTCCAGAGAGCATGAAGGTGCGGGACCTGTTCAACAGCCTGAAAACCCAGAAGACCCACATGGCCATCGTGGTAGATGAGTTCGGAGGCACCGCCGGTCTGGTGACCCTTGAAGATGCCATTGAAGAGCTGGTGGGAGACATCTACGACGAAACCGACGAAGAGGAAGACAACATTCAGGTGCTCGACAACAACACCTATCTGGTGGATGGTGACGTGCACATGAGTGAAATCGAAAGCCTTTTGGAAGAAGAAATCGACAATTCAGACGAATCTGAGTACGAAACGGTGGCTGGATTTCTGTTCTCCCGACTCGGGCACATCCCCAAACCCGGAGAAACCGTGCGGGCCAACAACTGGATTTTTGAGGTGATGGATGCCAATGAACGGGCCATCAAACAGGTGAGCATTTACCCCCACCAGGAGACCCCCGAAGAAGACGCTTGA
- a CDS encoding putative ABC transporter permease subunit: MLLQLKLQGLWNAIRTGNRFGYGVVVLICVLLVYGEWIGVHRALDFLDKYGEGIGFSIAKRFLEAGVVVLAAGVTFTSITTAISTVYLSDDLNFLLTQPISTLRVFGLKLLETFLSAAGVPALLTLPAILSIGAYFQAPLWYYLLSTWLILIVYMLPVALGCLIAVVLMRLAPAGRVKEVATGFGVLLSAGLIYMVRALKPEALLNVTDPAQFDRLLAQYVGNEDTLLPPALAARAIWDASQGDFNTAALGVSILSVVALWLAGFMAVVAYREGWIRGLEGTTRNLNPKVLGASWGEKLYGAFGSIGHILYKDLRLLMRDATQWSQLLVLVALVGVYLFSLSSFPLDGALGSDRFRNVIGFLQLVFQGFLVAGIGIRMAFPVISMEGYGFWLLQTNPITYTRMVVGKFIGALVPMMAVSLVLAWQTNLILKLGPVMSVALWVVAVSSTLVITALGVGLGAGFPRFKADNPSEIPMSPGGILYMVLSLIYVALVAVVMARPASMLLLQNQQQYWSSGEGMLLLIGMGVVTVVLTVGALAWGIRALNRLHD; encoded by the coding sequence ATGCTGCTGCAACTTAAACTGCAGGGGCTCTGGAACGCCATTCGGACAGGAAACCGCTTCGGTTATGGGGTGGTGGTCTTGATCTGTGTCCTTCTGGTTTATGGAGAGTGGATCGGGGTACACAGGGCTCTGGACTTTCTGGACAAGTATGGAGAGGGGATCGGTTTCTCGATTGCCAAACGCTTTCTGGAGGCCGGAGTGGTGGTGCTTGCTGCAGGTGTGACTTTCACCAGCATCACCACGGCCATCAGCACAGTGTATCTGTCGGACGATTTGAATTTTCTGCTGACCCAGCCGATTTCCACCCTGAGGGTCTTTGGCCTGAAATTGCTGGAAACGTTCCTGAGTGCAGCAGGGGTTCCCGCTTTGCTGACCCTGCCTGCCATCCTGAGCATTGGGGCTTATTTTCAGGCTCCACTCTGGTATTACCTGCTGTCCACGTGGTTGATCCTGATCGTGTACATGCTTCCTGTGGCGCTTGGCTGCCTGATTGCAGTGGTCCTGATGCGTCTGGCCCCTGCTGGGCGGGTCAAAGAAGTGGCCACTGGTTTTGGGGTTTTGCTGTCTGCGGGCCTGATTTACATGGTGCGTGCCCTGAAACCCGAGGCCCTGCTCAACGTCACCGATCCGGCCCAGTTTGACCGTTTGCTGGCCCAGTATGTGGGCAATGAAGACACCTTGCTGCCCCCTGCTCTGGCAGCCAGAGCCATCTGGGACGCTTCTCAGGGGGACTTCAACACGGCTGCTCTGGGGGTCAGCATCCTGAGTGTGGTTGCCCTTTGGCTTGCTGGATTCATGGCAGTGGTGGCTTACCGCGAAGGGTGGATCCGGGGACTGGAAGGCACCACCCGCAACCTCAATCCCAAAGTCCTTGGGGCCAGTTGGGGAGAAAAACTCTATGGTGCTTTTGGCTCGATTGGGCACATCCTGTACAAAGATTTGCGCCTCCTGATGCGGGATGCCACCCAGTGGAGCCAGTTGCTGGTGCTGGTGGCTCTGGTGGGGGTGTACCTGTTTTCCCTGAGCTCCTTTCCGCTGGATGGTGCTCTGGGATCAGACCGTTTTCGGAATGTGATCGGGTTTCTGCAACTGGTCTTTCAGGGGTTTCTGGTGGCTGGCATTGGCATTCGCATGGCCTTTCCAGTGATTTCCATGGAAGGTTACGGCTTCTGGTTGCTTCAAACCAACCCCATCACCTACACCCGCATGGTGGTGGGCAAATTCATCGGGGCCCTGGTGCCCATGATGGCGGTGTCTCTGGTGCTGGCATGGCAAACCAACCTGATCCTGAAACTGGGTCCGGTGATGTCGGTGGCCTTGTGGGTGGTGGCGGTGTCCAGCACACTGGTGATCACCGCTCTGGGTGTGGGTCTGGGTGCCGGTTTCCCGAGGTTCAAAGCCGACAACCCAAGCGAAATCCCCATGTCTCCGGGTGGCATCCTGTACATGGTGCTCAGCCTGATTTATGTGGCTCTGGTGGCCGTGGTGATGGCCCGTCCTGCTTCGATGCTCCTGTTGCAGAACCAGCAACAGTACTGGTCTTCTGGTGAAGGGATGCTGCTGTTGATTGGAATGGGTGTGGTGACGGTGGTTTTGACGGTGGGCGCTCTGGCATGGGGCATCCGGGCACTCAACCGTTTGCACGATTGA
- a CDS encoding ABC transporter ATP-binding protein has protein sequence MIELIQYSKSYGAYQAVKPLSLTMEPGVVTALLGPNGAGKTTTIRAIVGLTRPSAGQVKVQGIDVWKEPLKAKKLIGYIPDRPYLYGKLSARELLRFIAGVHNLKNAEPRIEEWLQFFGLEDFGNALIETFSHGMKQKLTVIAAMLPEPPVLVVDEPMVGLDPKAAKQVRELMQGHAQKGHTVLLTTHSMPLAETISEKIAVLHKGQLRALGNIEQLKERTHGGDLEDVFFKLLEEEEAGHAAAT, from the coding sequence ATGATTGAGTTGATACAGTACTCCAAAAGCTACGGTGCGTATCAAGCTGTAAAGCCCCTCTCCCTCACCATGGAACCCGGCGTGGTGACTGCTTTGCTCGGGCCCAACGGAGCCGGAAAAACCACCACCATTCGGGCCATTGTGGGCCTCACCCGCCCGAGTGCCGGGCAGGTCAAAGTGCAGGGCATTGATGTGTGGAAGGAACCCCTGAAAGCCAAGAAGCTGATCGGGTACATCCCAGACCGTCCTTACCTGTACGGAAAACTCTCTGCCAGAGAGCTGTTGCGCTTCATTGCAGGGGTGCACAACCTCAAGAATGCAGAGCCACGCATCGAGGAGTGGTTGCAGTTCTTTGGGCTGGAAGATTTCGGGAATGCCCTGATCGAGACTTTCTCGCACGGCATGAAGCAGAAACTGACCGTGATTGCTGCCATGTTGCCAGAACCTCCTGTGCTGGTGGTGGATGAACCGATGGTGGGTCTGGACCCCAAAGCTGCCAAGCAGGTGCGTGAACTGATGCAGGGACATGCACAGAAAGGCCACACGGTGTTGCTGACCACCCACAGCATGCCTCTGGCCGAAACCATCAGTGAAAAAATTGCGGTGTTGCACAAAGGACAATTGCGGGCTCTGGGCAACATTGAACAACTGAAAGAACGCACGCATGGTGGAGATCTGGAGGATGTCTTCTTCAAACTGCTGGAAGAGGAAGAGGCCGGGCATGCTGCTGCAACTTAA
- a CDS encoding amylo-alpha-1,6-glucosidase has product MPSSIQITHEAARSLTQEYLLTDGLGGFHMMTPALVPTRKYHGLAHSHNPPVERDLPWIMPLETLRVADQEASLYTFEMTPGYFVGRGWDFLIDCQMEALQPVHTFQVFGVTVQRTTVMPQSTGTLCYLYEIITPHDAEMTFEGLFSDRDMHGTRSKLPELQFEASEGTLQTRYGSGRGVRVQFHADAFETLPLAVSPQQLFYRIEQERGEPCEDVVARTPMYRLALPAGKHRFALVVSASNWNGNPWEAAQQETERRQGLVQQAFEASGVQDDIVATLALAADAFLVHRQTVDSMSVIAGYPWFADWGRDSMIALSGLTFPTGRYEDARGILTTFLKYQRRGLVPNNFWDDGKGAGYNTVDGALWLFVALERYLEATRDLDFAKAHFGTLREMVQHHIQGTDFSIQLDPEDGLLNAGEKGVQLSWMDVKIRDWVVTPRHGKAIEICALWLNALTIFLRLSEQLGQQDDFTEQCQGLLEKGRTSFAQFWNPEKNYFFDYITREGQKDDAIRPNALIALALPHTPSTPEQRKAALKTAAALLVTPVGTYSLAPTEQEFKPNFTGAQMVRDAAYHQGTVWAWPLGSYLELLWKETGDRDLLNASMRGLKNHLLEGGLGSVAEVLEAKSLTTKGCPFQAWSVSEFLRIYTLVNRQN; this is encoded by the coding sequence ATGCCTTCAAGCATCCAAATCACCCACGAAGCGGCCCGCAGCCTGACGCAGGAATACCTGCTCACCGATGGTCTGGGCGGATTTCACATGATGACCCCGGCTCTGGTGCCCACCCGCAAATACCATGGTCTGGCCCACAGCCATAATCCTCCTGTCGAAAGGGATTTGCCTTGGATCATGCCTCTGGAAACCCTGAGGGTGGCAGATCAAGAGGCGTCTTTGTACACCTTCGAGATGACCCCCGGTTATTTTGTGGGTAGAGGATGGGATTTCCTGATCGATTGCCAGATGGAAGCGCTTCAACCTGTGCACACTTTTCAGGTGTTTGGTGTCACCGTCCAGCGAACCACCGTGATGCCCCAGAGCACCGGAACCCTCTGCTACCTCTATGAAATCATCACCCCCCACGACGCAGAGATGACCTTTGAGGGCCTGTTTTCAGATCGGGACATGCACGGCACCCGCTCCAAACTGCCTGAGTTGCAATTTGAAGCCTCAGAAGGCACCCTCCAGACCCGTTATGGCAGTGGGCGTGGCGTTCGGGTGCAGTTTCACGCCGATGCATTTGAAACTTTGCCTCTGGCGGTGTCTCCCCAGCAGCTTTTTTACCGCATTGAACAGGAAAGGGGAGAGCCCTGTGAGGATGTCGTGGCCCGCACCCCCATGTACCGCCTTGCTTTGCCCGCTGGGAAACATCGGTTTGCTCTGGTGGTCTCTGCTTCCAACTGGAATGGAAACCCATGGGAGGCTGCCCAGCAAGAAACTGAACGCAGGCAGGGTCTTGTGCAACAAGCCTTTGAAGCCAGTGGCGTGCAAGATGACATTGTGGCCACTTTGGCCCTTGCTGCCGATGCTTTTCTGGTTCACCGCCAGACCGTGGATTCCATGAGTGTCATTGCCGGTTACCCATGGTTTGCAGACTGGGGGCGCGATTCCATGATTGCCCTCTCTGGCCTGACCTTTCCCACCGGGCGTTATGAAGACGCCAGAGGCATCCTGACCACCTTCCTGAAATACCAGAGGAGGGGTCTGGTGCCCAACAATTTCTGGGACGATGGCAAGGGAGCAGGGTACAACACCGTGGATGGAGCGCTCTGGTTGTTTGTGGCTCTGGAACGATACCTTGAAGCCACCAGGGATCTGGACTTTGCCAAAGCCCATTTTGGGACCCTGAGGGAGATGGTGCAGCACCACATTCAGGGCACCGATTTCAGCATCCAGCTTGACCCTGAAGATGGCCTTCTGAACGCTGGCGAAAAAGGGGTGCAACTCAGTTGGATGGACGTGAAAATCCGCGACTGGGTGGTGACCCCCAGACACGGCAAGGCCATCGAGATTTGCGCCCTGTGGCTCAATGCCCTGACCATCTTCCTGCGCCTGAGCGAACAACTTGGGCAGCAAGACGATTTCACAGAGCAGTGTCAGGGCTTGCTGGAAAAAGGACGGACTTCTTTCGCCCAGTTCTGGAACCCTGAGAAAAACTACTTCTTCGATTACATCACCCGTGAAGGTCAGAAAGACGATGCCATCCGGCCCAACGCCCTGATCGCTCTGGCCCTACCGCACACCCCCTCCACCCCTGAACAGCGCAAAGCTGCCTTGAAAACCGCTGCGGCCCTGCTGGTGACCCCTGTGGGAACGTATTCTCTGGCCCCCACCGAGCAGGAATTCAAGCCAAACTTCACAGGTGCCCAGATGGTCCGCGATGCGGCCTACCATCAGGGCACAGTCTGGGCTTGGCCTCTGGGCAGCTATCTGGAACTGCTCTGGAAGGAAACCGGAGATCGTGACCTGCTCAATGCCTCCATGCGTGGCCTGAAAAACCACCTCTTGGAAGGCGGTCTGGGCTCCGTGGCCGAGGTTCTGGAGGCCAAGAGCCTGACCACCAAAGGCTGCCCCTTTCAGGCATGGAGCGTCAGTGAATTCCTGAGGATCTACACGCTGGTGAACAGGCAAAACTGA
- a CDS encoding TlpA family protein disulfide reductase yields the protein MKKYFPMMWVLLVLGLLGYGLFSPDSEGSYASLGKPARAFELKDTHNQKFVFDGTPERLTVVNFWAAWCGPCHQEAPDLKKVSDQYQGRVDFVGVGLDDPEPVQEFVADYGLKYPNLPDVHSKVGIDYGIGSIPVTLIIRPDGKVSYHKLGAVTAAELSRALDGML from the coding sequence ATGAAAAAGTATTTTCCTATGATGTGGGTTTTGTTGGTGCTGGGTTTGCTGGGGTATGGTCTGTTCAGTCCAGATTCGGAAGGGTCTTATGCTTCTCTGGGCAAACCGGCCAGGGCTTTTGAACTGAAAGACACGCACAACCAGAAATTTGTTTTTGATGGAACCCCCGAGCGCCTGACGGTGGTGAATTTCTGGGCGGCGTGGTGTGGTCCTTGCCATCAGGAGGCCCCGGACCTCAAAAAAGTCTCGGACCAGTATCAGGGACGGGTGGATTTTGTGGGTGTGGGCCTCGATGATCCAGAGCCCGTTCAGGAATTCGTGGCCGATTATGGCCTCAAATATCCGAACCTGCCGGATGTCCACTCCAAAGTGGGGATTGACTATGGCATTGGCTCGATTCCGGTCACCCTGATCATTCGTCCGGATGGGAAGGTGTCTTACCACAAGCTGGGTGCCGTGACTGCAGCAGAGCTTTCCAGAGCCCTTGATGGAATGCTGTGA
- a CDS encoding DUF402 domain-containing protein, translating to MKHKRFDHKNWPRALSDQQTVHVLPEGILVDYLAHEVVRPLVVLSCGRQVTVLASHYRWVHFAPFKAHHALTVQLDAQDRPVQYYIDINLSNEIAEDGIPVGLDLYLDVVALVEDGKVVQAEVIDQEELEEAVHLGKVTPEQAWFAQQEALKMLDTVQREDFASLVVIRRHLITSLTRGST from the coding sequence GTGAAACACAAGCGGTTTGACCACAAGAACTGGCCCAGAGCCCTTTCTGATCAGCAGACGGTGCATGTTCTGCCAGAAGGCATTCTGGTGGACTACCTTGCCCATGAAGTGGTGCGGCCTCTGGTGGTTCTGTCGTGTGGTCGGCAGGTGACGGTTCTGGCTTCCCATTACCGCTGGGTGCATTTTGCGCCATTCAAAGCCCACCATGCCCTGACCGTGCAACTGGATGCACAGGACCGTCCAGTGCAGTATTACATCGACATCAACCTGTCCAATGAAATTGCAGAAGATGGCATCCCTGTTGGTCTGGACCTTTACCTCGATGTGGTGGCTCTGGTGGAAGATGGGAAGGTCGTTCAAGCAGAGGTCATCGATCAGGAAGAACTTGAAGAGGCAGTCCATTTAGGCAAAGTGACCCCAGAGCAAGCTTGGTTTGCTCAGCAAGAGGCCCTGAAGATGCTGGATACCGTCCAGAGAGAAGATTTTGCTTCTTTGGTGGTGATCAGGCGTCACCTGATCACCAGCTTGACCAGAGGTTCAACTTAA
- a CDS encoding CarD family transcriptional regulator produces MPISLNVGDNVVYPSHGAGTIMGLNEIEVMGRTQNYFEIELLKTGMQVRVPVDHAERLGLRRITPVDEIPGLLGQLVLPDMDLPAAWTPRHRREQTIMQEGNIYTIAHLVGTLHRRAQLRSLAVTERAIYEEAKHILVTEVMVALQMTFEEAKAKLEQTLDNTVMA; encoded by the coding sequence ATGCCTATCAGCTTAAATGTCGGTGATAACGTGGTTTATCCCAGCCATGGTGCGGGAACCATCATGGGGCTCAACGAAATCGAAGTCATGGGTCGAACCCAGAATTACTTTGAAATTGAACTCCTCAAAACTGGCATGCAAGTTCGTGTTCCTGTCGACCATGCAGAACGCCTCGGACTCAGGCGCATCACCCCTGTCGACGAGATTCCGGGACTGCTCGGGCAACTGGTTTTGCCAGACATGGATTTGCCTGCAGCGTGGACGCCCCGTCACCGCCGCGAACAGACCATCATGCAAGAAGGAAACATCTACACCATCGCCCATCTGGTGGGAACCCTGCACCGCCGCGCCCAGCTGCGCAGCCTTGCAGTCACCGAACGTGCGATTTACGAAGAAGCCAAACACATTCTGGTCACAGAAGTGATGGTGGCCCTGCAAATGACTTTCGAAGAGGCCAAGGCCAAACTCGAACAGACTCTGGACAACACGGTGATGGCCTAA